A genomic window from Melanotaenia boesemani isolate fMelBoe1 chromosome 15, fMelBoe1.pri, whole genome shotgun sequence includes:
- the LOC121653827 gene encoding urokinase plasminogen activator surface receptor-like → MMKLIIFLTLLCMFSSSAGALVCQSCANLQCSSTITKTCSSETMCITASIQATSSGTTGQQIYKDCASSSLCPIPGNQTFSVNVGFAGARASVQCCNTDNCNSQTLPFPGTQTTNSLQCAVCNPSTSQCTSTVQCSGEESNCFQATVTNGSSAYPALGCMTPNTCAAAASLGTLPFMAPRRAAPSAVDRAVVAPAYVTVPQ, encoded by the exons ATGATGAAGCTGATCATTTTTCTAACTCTTCTCTGCATGTTCTCCAGCTCAG CAGGAGCCCTGGTTTGTCAATCCTGTGCAAATCTTCAGTGTTCAAGCACGATAACAAAGACATGCAGCTCAGAGACCATGTGTATAACGGCGTCCATTCAAG ccacttcatcTGGAACTACAGGCCAGCAAATCTACAAGGACTGTGCATCGTCCTCACTGTGTCCAATCCCAGGGAATCAGACATTTTCAGTAAACGTGGGCTTTGCAGGTGCCAGAGCATCTGTTCAGTGCTGCAACACAGACAACTGCAACTCACAAACTCTTCCAT TTCCTGGTACTCAGACAACAAACAGCCTGCAGTGTGCCGTCTGTAATCCCTCCACCTCTCAATGCACCTCTACAGTACAGTGTTCAGGAGAGGAGAGCAACTGCTTCCAAGCAACTG TGACAAATGGATCATCAGCATATCCAGCTCTGGGCTGCATGACACCAAACACATGTGCAGCAGCCGCCAGTCTGGGAACTCTGCCTTTCATGGCACCACGGAGAGCGGCTCCATCAGCAGTGGACCGAGCTGTTGTAGCACCAGCTTATGTAACAGTTCCCCAATAA